The following coding sequences are from one Scylla paramamosain isolate STU-SP2022 chromosome 21, ASM3559412v1, whole genome shotgun sequence window:
- the LOC135111077 gene encoding uncharacterized protein LOC135111077, translating into MRQMNETHQVLHAAPGRGSRLVPCSQTVAWSRRLRYALDRRHSSASLLRRLHHSCSPPSAPPTVPVGDALTPESRTQPREILDKSVLKILRKYMDQGLRD; encoded by the exons ATGAGACAAATGAACGAGACTCACCAGGTGCTTCACGCTGCACCTGGGAGGGGGTCGCGGCTCGTGCCCTGCAGCCAGACCGTCGCCTGGAGCCGCCGCCTCCGCTATGCTCTTGATAG GCGTCACTCCTCTGCTTCTCTGCTGCGGCGCCTCCACCACAGCTGTAGCCCTCCGTCGGCGCCCCCCACGGTACCTGTCGGGGACGCTTTGACGCCTGAGTCGAGAACACAACCGCGCGAAATCCTGGACAA gTCAGTTTTGAAGATACTTCGTAAATACATGGACCAAGGACTGCGTGACTAA